A single genomic interval of Spinacia oleracea cultivar Varoflay chromosome 6, BTI_SOV_V1, whole genome shotgun sequence harbors:
- the LOC110800233 gene encoding 23 kDa jasmonate-induced protein — MGLNVFGTPITVDTVKEMPEYHESKMIYSADCATVALEMKNAEGKDISARSFLEYMEPRFGLGVSTMCMIYNATGHPLTLVDTHSWEGRICETPYPMVILNGQWGAFLHGQYHNGAASEACVVYNGLNFDWVLSFTNSNSNTNTKTNRVYTNIRTPQHNGVDWDAIKSNLDNGKTTHTGVTAGVRMFASIGDISKCTVEAILTISDALDNVDIQ, encoded by the exons ATGGGTTTAAACGTGTTCGGAACTCCCATCACTGTGGACACGGTGAAAGAAATGCCGGAATACCATGAATCGAAGATGATTTATTCTGCCGATTGTGCAACTGTGGCACTGGAGATGAAGAATGCAGAAGGTAAGGATATCAGTGCTCGAAGTTTCCTCGAGTATATGGAGCCTCGATTTGGGCTAGGTGTGAGCACAATGTGTATGATTTACAATGCTACAGGGCATCCATTAACTTTGGTCGATACTCATAGCTGGGAGGGACGTATATGCGAGACTCCGTATCCAATGGTAATCTTAAATGGGCAATGGGGTGCATTCCTGCATGGTCAATATCACAATGGAGCTGCCTCTGAAGCGTGCGTTGTGTACAATGGCCTGAACTTTGATTGGGTATTATCATTTACCAACTCCAACTCCAACACCAACACCAAAACCAACCGG GTGTACACAAATATTAGAACACCACAACATAATGGAGTCGATTGGGATGCTATTAAAAGCAATCTAGATAATGGGAAAACGACGCACACGGGGGTAACGGCCGGGGTAAGAATGTTCGCTTCTATTGGCGATATTTCAAAATGCACAGTCGAGGCAATATTGACTATTAGTGACGCTCTTGACAATGTTGATATTCAgtag